The following coding sequences are from one Spirochaetota bacterium window:
- a CDS encoding 5'-nucleotidase C-terminal domain-containing protein, giving the protein MIIKKTKILFILSILLLIFNLFSCSTGVYTQKNPEKIYTLALLHTNDTHGRILPFNYNRIDDQAGMPARATFINQIRKDYENVLILDAGDFNTGTLESNYFKAEPDVLGMNYMGYDAVCLGNHEFDNDLSILKKQMELAKFPFLSANVFTKEGKYLGKPYIIKDFKGFKVAIFGLTTNETLKIGNPSIIKDLIIKNEVEVAKSLVPELKKQADIVIALVHMGIYNDDIEGYGSKWLARNIPGIDVIVDGHTHTYLREPIKINNTFIVQAADWGRYVGRAVIKIQNMKVIGFEWIPVPINIKGSFKNQDGSTFISYINHKGEADQNAFFKQDEGLLKILMPYKDKVKEILAEKIGVSEGEFPNDNVRKMETELGDLVADSMLWFTKKFGVDFALQNGGGIRKALPAGEISKGLIYEILPFDNTIVIVELKGSDVIELFNYIATIPNGAGAFPQVSDGVTFTINYQTGKCENILINGKPIDPNKIYKIATNSYLATGGDGYTIFKKAISFYDTSMFQRDVFIEYIKYLGGKIKPILYGRIKIIQKTAYFIKFILFKFAS; this is encoded by the coding sequence ATGATCATTAAAAAAACAAAAATTTTATTTATTTTATCTATCCTTTTGCTTATTTTTAATCTTTTTTCTTGTAGCACTGGAGTTTACACTCAAAAAAATCCTGAAAAAATTTATACCTTAGCTTTATTGCATACCAATGATACACATGGAAGAATACTCCCATTTAATTATAATAGAATAGATGACCAAGCTGGGATGCCTGCAAGAGCTACTTTTATAAATCAGATAAGAAAAGATTATGAAAATGTTCTAATACTTGATGCTGGTGATTTCAATACAGGAACCTTAGAATCAAACTATTTTAAAGCTGAACCTGATGTTCTTGGCATGAATTATATGGGCTATGATGCAGTTTGTCTTGGAAATCATGAATTTGATAATGACTTATCAATATTAAAAAAACAGATGGAACTTGCAAAATTTCCATTTTTATCAGCAAATGTATTTACAAAAGAAGGAAAATATTTAGGTAAACCCTATATAATAAAAGATTTCAAAGGTTTTAAAGTTGCAATATTTGGGCTTACAACAAATGAAACATTAAAAATAGGTAACCCTTCAATCATTAAAGATTTAATAATAAAAAATGAAGTAGAAGTTGCAAAGTCTTTAGTACCAGAATTAAAAAAACAAGCTGATATTGTTATTGCTCTCGTTCATATGGGAATTTACAATGATGATATAGAAGGTTATGGTTCAAAATGGTTAGCTAGAAATATACCAGGAATAGATGTTATTGTTGATGGTCACACTCATACTTATTTAAGAGAACCAATAAAGATAAATAATACATTTATTGTTCAAGCAGCAGATTGGGGAAGATATGTAGGTAGAGCTGTAATAAAAATTCAAAATATGAAAGTTATTGGCTTTGAATGGATCCCAGTTCCTATTAACATTAAAGGATCTTTTAAAAACCAAGATGGATCAACATTTATTTCTTATATAAACCATAAAGGTGAAGCTGATCAGAATGCTTTTTTCAAACAAGATGAAGGTCTATTAAAAATACTTATGCCATATAAAGATAAAGTTAAAGAAATACTTGCTGAAAAAATAGGAGTTTCTGAAGGTGAATTTCCAAATGATAATGTAAGAAAAATGGAAACAGAATTGGGAGACTTAGTAGCTGACTCAATGTTATGGTTTACAAAAAAATTCGGAGTTGATTTTGCTTTACAAAATGGAGGAGGTATAAGAAAGGCTTTACCTGCTGGCGAAATTTCTAAAGGTTTAATTTATGAAATATTACCTTTTGATAACACAATTGTTATTGTTGAGTTAAAAGGATCTGATGTAATTGAATTATTCAACTATATTGCAACTATTCCAAACGGTGCAGGTGCATTTCCACAAGTTTCTGATGGTGTCACTTTTACTATTAATTATCAAACAGGAAAATGTGAAAATATACTAATAAATGGTAAACCTATTGATCCAAACAAAATCTATAAAATAGCTACAAATTCATATTTAGCAACAGGAGGTGATGGTTATACTATATTTAAAAAAGCTATTTCTTTCTATGACACTTCTATGTTCCAAAGAGATGTTTTTATAGAATATATAAAATATCTTGGTGGAAAAATTAAACCTATTTTATATGGTAGAATTAAAATAATTCAAAAAACAGCTTATTTTATAAAATTTATATTATTTAAATTTGCTTCTTAA
- the map gene encoding type I methionyl aminopeptidase, translating to MIIFKSIEEINRMREGGRILSSIFTYIKDYIEPGISTYEIDKIIEELIIKSKAIPSFKGYNNFPNASCISVNEVLIHGIPSKKIILKEGDIVSIDVGVFYKGFHTDAARTFPVGKVKEEYLNLIKVTEASFFYALQFASVGYRIHDISAAIEEYVVKHNFFVVREYVGHGIGRNLHEDPPIPNYGKKGTGPKIQDGMVLAIEPMILINSNRVYTKSDGWSVVSTNNLPTAHYENTVAIVNGKSEILTL from the coding sequence ATGATTATTTTTAAAAGCATTGAAGAAATTAATAGGATGAGAGAAGGTGGAAGAATTCTCTCATCCATTTTTACATATATAAAAGATTATATTGAACCTGGAATTTCTACATATGAAATTGATAAAATAATTGAAGAATTAATTATAAAAAGTAAGGCTATACCATCATTTAAAGGGTATAATAATTTCCCAAATGCTAGTTGTATATCTGTTAATGAGGTTTTAATTCATGGAATTCCATCAAAAAAAATAATTTTAAAAGAGGGAGACATTGTCTCTATTGATGTAGGGGTTTTTTATAAAGGATTTCATACTGATGCTGCAAGAACTTTTCCTGTTGGAAAAGTTAAAGAAGAATATTTAAATCTAATTAAAGTAACTGAGGCTTCTTTTTTTTATGCTTTGCAATTTGCATCAGTAGGTTATAGAATTCATGATATATCTGCAGCTATTGAAGAGTATGTAGTAAAACATAATTTTTTTGTTGTTAGAGAATATGTGGGGCATGGAATAGGAAGAAATCTTCATGAAGATCCACCTATACCGAACTACGGTAAAAAAGGCACAGGGCCTAAAATTCAAGATGGAATGGTTCTTGCTATAGAACCAATGATTTTAATTAATTCAAATAGAGTATATACTAAATCTGATGGTTGGTCTGTAGTTTCTACCAATAATCTTCCTACTGCTCATTATGAAAACACTGTTGCAATAGTAAATGGTAAATCAGAAATTTTAACATTATAA
- a CDS encoding polymer-forming cytoskeletal protein, giving the protein MTGPKTETVLNSLIGERSVFEGKFYIAGSLKIDGKFEGEVKTEDELIVGESGRVKTDIFAKRVTIAGVVIGNIEAEEEVKLLATGKVLGNISAPKVYVEEGVMVKGEIRIHAGQKSDFEKLILDSYQKSPKIPDFGKQSNVPHQQQGAPQNK; this is encoded by the coding sequence ATGACAGGACCTAAAACAGAAACAGTATTAAATTCTTTAATTGGGGAAAGGTCAGTTTTTGAGGGAAAATTTTACATTGCTGGTTCATTAAAAATTGATGGTAAATTTGAAGGAGAAGTTAAAACAGAAGATGAGTTAATAGTTGGAGAATCGGGTAGAGTTAAAACAGATATTTTTGCTAAAAGAGTTACTATCGCAGGGGTTGTTATTGGAAATATTGAAGCTGAAGAAGAAGTTAAATTATTAGCAACAGGAAAAGTTTTAGGTAATATTTCTGCACCAAAAGTTTATGTTGAAGAAGGGGTTATGGTAAAAGGTGAAATTAGAATTCACGCTGGTCAGAAATCTGATTTTGAAAAACTAATACTTGATTCTTATCAAAAATCACCTAAAATACCTGACTTTGGAAAACAATCAAATGTACCTCATCAACAACAAGGGGCTCCTCAAAATAAATAG
- a CDS encoding ROK family protein, which translates to MTSNINKKKFNVIKDIVLSLDIGGTNIKYGFIVNYKILLWGQLRIFSEISVYEICLLVEFLIFLYNKNFFIVSSESFESGMHDKRIFYKKYIDEYFNPFFVEMTKKKKYIEYFNKILNINIISFENYLKNLIEKIFINSNSFFILSNFYLLKNLKEKNIKFLAISSPGFCNNIDKLIESVNPNLPNISGLSFNTFLDLKIHIINDLNAQGYYYIYLKKQKNYNDEIIFIEDKRVKNENFKLNFHKKYFKYSKDNKNRDSCDIIIAIGSGIGGALIINDKIFEGFNGYAGEIGHTIIDKKSDLICGCGKKGCAETFSSARSLIKSFEGKFSNGEEILNNYFSGTLSDTEVKTVDEWINSLAILTGNIINIFNPSSIVYSGALIVNFPNIIKLVYEKLKYYTFEIFLKDLNLAIIKEGKIAGIFGSYLNFIEKEKKFY; encoded by the coding sequence ATGACTAGTAATATTAATAAAAAAAAATTTAATGTGATAAAAGATATTGTTTTGTCACTTGATATTGGAGGTACTAATATAAAATATGGCTTTATAGTAAATTATAAAATACTACTGTGGGGGCAATTAAGAATATTTTCAGAAATTAGTGTTTATGAAATTTGCTTGCTAGTTGAATTTCTTATTTTTCTTTATAATAAAAACTTTTTTATAGTAAGCTCAGAAAGTTTTGAATCAGGTATGCATGATAAAAGAATTTTTTATAAAAAATACATAGATGAGTATTTTAATCCTTTTTTTGTAGAAATGACTAAAAAGAAAAAATATATAGAATATTTTAATAAAATCTTAAATATAAATATTATTTCTTTTGAGAATTATTTAAAAAACTTAATAGAAAAAATATTTATTAATAGTAATAGTTTTTTCATTCTTAGTAATTTTTATTTATTGAAAAATTTAAAAGAAAAAAATATAAAGTTTCTTGCTATATCATCACCTGGTTTTTGTAATAATATTGATAAATTGATAGAAAGTGTAAATCCAAATTTACCAAATATAAGTGGTTTAAGTTTTAATACTTTTTTAGACTTAAAAATACATATTATAAATGATTTAAATGCTCAAGGGTATTATTATATTTACTTAAAAAAACAAAAGAATTATAACGATGAAATTATTTTTATAGAGGATAAAAGAGTTAAGAATGAAAATTTTAAATTAAATTTTCATAAAAAATATTTTAAATATAGTAAAGATAATAAAAATAGAGATAGTTGTGATATTATAATAGCTATAGGTTCAGGTATTGGTGGAGCTTTAATAATAAATGATAAAATTTTTGAAGGTTTCAATGGTTATGCGGGAGAAATTGGTCATACGATTATAGATAAAAAGTCAGATTTAATTTGTGGTTGTGGGAAAAAAGGATGTGCTGAAACTTTCTCTTCAGCTAGAAGTTTAATTAAAAGTTTTGAAGGTAAATTTAGCAATGGTGAAGAAATATTAAATAATTATTTTTCTGGAACTCTTAGTGATACGGAAGTGAAAACTGTTGATGAATGGATAAATTCTTTAGCAATTCTTACAGGAAATATTATAAACATTTTTAATCCATCTTCAATTGTATATTCAGGTGCTTTAATTGTTAATTTTCCAAATATTATTAAACTTGTTTATGAAAAATTAAAATATTATACATTTGAAATTTTCTTAAAAGATTTAAATTTAGCTATAATTAAGGAAGGAAAGATTGCTGGAATTTTTGGATCCTACTTAAATTTTATAGAAAAAGAAAAGAAATTTTATTAA
- a CDS encoding DEAD/DEAH box helicase has product MLKKEKENTIEKILNEIKQNIRLIYEIKERDGIYEEYPDEIDQKLKEFFQNEGIKKLYRHQYLSYNKLKENKNILITTPTASGKSLCYNLYILDYIIKNKVLSPKAIYIFPTKALTSDQVEKLDKINDFLKKVSEFFNIYVYQYDGDTPSSIRSAVRINGDIILTNPDMLHNGILPNHTKWSKFFQNLKFIVIDELHVYKGIFGSHFALLIERLKRIAKFYGNINIQFILLSATISNAKEHAEKVINEEVFHIDENGAPIISKKFIFYNPPLIKGLNIRRGILSETVKISSKLLKNTEFQIINFFPSRLYVELASSYLKKLNKDLENEISSYRGGYLPKERKEIEKKLKEKKIRYVSSTNALELGIDIGSFDVCIISGFPDSIASFFQQAGRAGRKGNSYVFFIASNSPIDQYFMDNPEIFFKMNPEKPMINPYNKYVYYSHLKCALFELPFNEDEKFYSFDPSSILNEMTKENVAKKEKITFYYTDNSFPAENVSLRNSDPENYVIIDTTNNKNIVIGEMDRISAFSLLFPKAIYLHRSQIYEVVELDIRNSKAFIKEVSADYYTDALTKTDIEILKQIKEKLLKLNNSNLLITYLNVMVTTTVFKYKKIKFFTSENVGYGDISLPSYQFPTESIFIGFDDIRSILDKMKKEFIKEKENELDKNIELFIFYLNNDLYLNEFISEIINSLAYQSLHIFALILSCDKKDLGYSDFLKSPFYNIPGFFIFDKIYGGVNLSKEMFNLLPEVFKNFIDRIDNCSCEKGCISCIGIIDEFNGYKKINKKIIKKFLENIIC; this is encoded by the coding sequence ATGTTAAAGAAAGAAAAAGAGAACACAATAGAGAAGATTTTAAATGAAATAAAACAAAATATTAGATTGATATATGAAATTAAAGAAAGAGATGGTATTTATGAAGAATATCCTGATGAAATAGATCAAAAATTAAAAGAATTTTTTCAAAATGAAGGAATTAAAAAACTATATAGACATCAGTATTTATCATATAATAAATTAAAAGAGAACAAAAATATACTAATTACAACTCCAACAGCTTCAGGTAAATCATTATGCTACAATTTGTATATTTTGGATTATATTATAAAAAATAAAGTTTTATCTCCAAAAGCTATTTACATTTTTCCGACTAAAGCTTTAACATCTGATCAAGTTGAAAAATTGGATAAAATTAATGATTTCTTAAAAAAAGTATCAGAATTTTTCAATATATATGTTTATCAATATGATGGAGATACTCCCTCTTCAATAAGATCGGCAGTAAGAATTAATGGAGACATTATTCTTACAAATCCAGATATGTTACATAACGGTATATTACCTAATCATACAAAGTGGTCTAAATTTTTTCAAAATTTAAAATTTATAGTTATCGACGAGTTGCATGTATATAAAGGTATTTTTGGATCGCATTTTGCCCTTCTTATTGAAAGATTAAAAAGAATAGCCAAATTTTATGGCAATATTAACATTCAATTTATTTTATTATCTGCAACTATATCTAATGCAAAAGAACATGCAGAAAAGGTTATAAATGAAGAAGTTTTTCATATAGATGAAAATGGAGCACCAATAATAAGTAAAAAGTTTATTTTTTATAATCCACCTCTGATAAAAGGACTAAATATTAGAAGAGGAATATTATCTGAAACCGTTAAGATTTCTTCAAAATTATTAAAAAATACAGAATTTCAAATTATTAACTTTTTTCCTTCTAGATTATATGTTGAATTGGCTTCATCATATTTAAAAAAATTAAATAAAGATTTAGAAAATGAGATTTCTTCATATAGAGGGGGTTATTTACCAAAAGAGAGAAAAGAAATAGAAAAAAAGTTAAAAGAAAAAAAGATAAGATATGTTTCTTCAACAAATGCTCTTGAATTGGGAATTGATATTGGATCTTTTGATGTTTGCATTATATCTGGTTTTCCAGATTCTATAGCCTCATTTTTCCAGCAAGCTGGAAGAGCAGGTAGAAAAGGAAATTCTTATGTTTTTTTTATTGCATCAAATTCCCCTATAGATCAGTATTTTATGGATAATCCTGAGATTTTCTTTAAGATGAATCCTGAAAAACCAATGATTAATCCTTACAATAAATATGTTTATTACTCACACTTAAAATGTGCTTTATTTGAGTTACCTTTTAATGAAGATGAAAAATTTTATTCTTTTGATCCATCTTCAATTTTAAATGAAATGACTAAAGAGAATGTTGCCAAAAAAGAAAAGATAACTTTTTATTATACTGATAATTCATTCCCAGCGGAAAATGTTTCATTAAGAAATTCTGATCCAGAAAACTATGTTATAATTGATACTACTAATAATAAAAATATAGTAATAGGTGAAATGGATAGAATTTCTGCTTTCTCTCTTTTATTTCCAAAAGCAATATATCTTCACAGATCCCAAATTTATGAAGTTGTAGAACTTGATATTAGAAATTCTAAAGCTTTTATAAAAGAAGTTAGTGCAGATTATTATACTGATGCTTTAACAAAAACTGATATAGAAATATTAAAACAAATAAAGGAAAAATTGTTAAAATTAAATAATTCAAATTTATTAATTACATATTTAAATGTAATGGTTACTACAACAGTTTTTAAATATAAAAAGATTAAGTTTTTCACTTCTGAGAATGTTGGATATGGAGATATTAGTCTTCCATCTTATCAATTCCCAACAGAGTCTATATTTATAGGTTTTGATGATATTAGAAGTATATTGGATAAAATGAAAAAGGAATTTATTAAAGAAAAAGAAAATGAACTAGATAAAAACATTGAATTGTTTATTTTTTATTTAAATAATGATCTTTATTTGAATGAATTTATAAGTGAAATTATAAATAGTTTGGCATATCAATCTTTGCATATTTTTGCTTTAATTCTTTCTTGCGATAAAAAAGACTTAGGTTATTCTGATTTTTTAAAATCTCCATTTTATAATATTCCTGGATTTTTTATTTTTGATAAAATTTACGGAGGTGTTAATTTAAGTAAAGAGATGTTTAACCTTTTACCTGAAGTATTTAAAAATTTTATAGATAGAATAGATAATTGTTCCTGTGAAAAAGGATGTATTTCGTGTATAGGTATTATTGATGAGTTTAATGGTTATAAAAAAATTAATAAAAAAATAATAAAGAAATTTTTAGAAAATATTATTTGTTAA
- a CDS encoding FapA family protein: protein MKFYFNKNLPVNIYIDNIKNGKIVKDEVLEIVKNFVKKDQLIIELEDEKETVNFTGSFYFNQDKKKLYAPFQGYICFSNEIKIYPLYIISNDNMKLYLLLPYNVNDVDYDQLKSELLSLNIFNFNPDILKEYRKPGFYTIHKGKYPKDGHCEKIYLLIDDKVIPGLIDEYGNIDYFERKFLVPVKKGDTIAKIEQELQPEDGNDLFGKLIPAKYDNKPLYLLGKNVSRAEGFVIADCDGILSIKENKINVIDFVKIKGDISIASGNIHSNSSVIVDGNILENIEVEINGDFYVLGGIYSPKSLTINGNLYLRKGIVGRIDSIYNIEGDLFCQYIENCYIKVKGNIIVEREIIMSSVLSNKNIIVTKKEGEILSSKITFYQKLFVNSCGKESGGKNEIIMGYSYVIEDLLKDVKKKEDELLKNKSKYNENEFYLKMNIINDYRNKLVNNLYNLKSKIFLFDKMYYDNVIYFYKGKFCADEIIEKKIFVLDVDLKLKLANFLETIRKQILEYCEKFYKISEKISKLESKELETKYVKERKREHNREDFK from the coding sequence ATGAAATTTTATTTTAATAAAAATTTACCTGTTAATATTTATATTGATAATATTAAAAATGGAAAAATTGTTAAAGATGAAGTATTAGAAATAGTAAAAAATTTTGTTAAAAAAGATCAACTAATTATTGAATTAGAAGATGAAAAGGAAACAGTTAATTTTACAGGTTCTTTTTATTTCAATCAAGATAAGAAGAAATTATATGCACCATTTCAAGGATATATCTGTTTTTCAAATGAAATAAAGATATATCCCCTATATATTATCTCAAATGATAATATGAAACTTTACCTATTATTACCATATAATGTTAATGATGTTGATTATGATCAACTAAAGAGTGAACTACTAAGTTTAAATATCTTTAATTTTAATCCAGATATATTAAAAGAATATAGGAAACCAGGTTTTTATACAATTCATAAGGGAAAGTATCCAAAAGATGGTCATTGTGAAAAAATTTATTTACTTATTGATGATAAAGTTATTCCAGGACTTATAGATGAATATGGAAATATTGATTATTTTGAAAGAAAATTTTTAGTTCCTGTTAAAAAAGGTGATACTATTGCAAAAATTGAACAAGAATTGCAACCTGAGGATGGAAATGATTTATTTGGGAAATTAATTCCTGCAAAATATGATAACAAGCCTCTCTATCTTTTAGGTAAAAATGTTAGTAGGGCTGAAGGCTTTGTAATTGCTGATTGTGATGGTATTTTATCAATTAAAGAAAATAAGATAAATGTAATAGATTTCGTTAAAATTAAAGGAGATATTTCCATAGCATCAGGAAATATACATTCAAATTCTTCGGTAATTGTTGATGGAAATATATTAGAAAATATTGAAGTTGAAATAAATGGAGATTTTTATGTTCTTGGAGGGATATATAGTCCTAAATCATTAACTATTAATGGAAATTTATATTTAAGAAAAGGAATTGTTGGTAGAATAGATTCAATCTATAATATTGAAGGTGATCTTTTTTGTCAATACATTGAAAACTGTTATATAAAAGTTAAGGGTAATATTATAGTAGAAAGAGAAATTATAATGAGTTCTGTTTTATCTAATAAAAATATAATTGTTACAAAGAAAGAAGGAGAAATACTATCATCCAAGATTACTTTTTATCAAAAATTATTTGTTAATTCTTGTGGAAAAGAAAGTGGTGGAAAAAATGAAATTATAATGGGTTATTCATATGTAATAGAGGATTTATTAAAAGATGTAAAGAAAAAAGAAGATGAACTTTTAAAAAATAAAAGTAAATATAATGAAAATGAATTTTATTTAAAAATGAATATAATAAATGATTACAGAAATAAATTAGTTAACAATCTTTACAATTTAAAATCTAAAATATTTCTTTTTGATAAAATGTATTATGATAATGTAATTTATTTTTATAAAGGTAAATTTTGTGCAGATGAAATAATAGAAAAGAAGATATTTGTACTTGATGTTGATTTAAAATTAAAATTGGCTAATTTTCTTGAGACTATAAGGAAACAAATTCTTGAATATTGTGAAAAATTTTATAAGATAAGTGAAAAAATAAGTAAACTTGAAAGCAAAGAATTAGAGACTAAATATGTTAAAGAAAGAAAAAGAGAACACAATAGAGAAGATTTTAAATGA
- the add gene encoding adenosine deaminase, with amino-acid sequence MDNSKIELNVGKEILLNKDTIKKFPKVELHRHLEGTMPLETLYEISKKNKIGLPDNFEDFKKEVQFPSDSKPDFLLFLSKFRNNYYKTYKDIEILTYNAIKSLKEENIFYIELRFSPEHYSIENNFDRKEITKLIINIGNKAAKEEGINIKYLLTFNRNKQNQDEMIELYDKLKDVAPEYVVGIDLAGDELNYPPKLFTKFFNIVFNDNLYKITVHAGEVTDSKQIWDAIFYLYASRIGHGVATIEDKELQIFLKDNRIYLEQCIISNKLTGSWENDKTHPFGELFRKGIPVTLNSDDPIIQNSILTDEYIKVIENFDFTLEDLINLNLNTIEASFLNEKEKSVLKNQYILEVNKFIKNYIKTK; translated from the coding sequence ATGGATAATTCTAAAATAGAGTTAAATGTAGGTAAGGAAATATTATTAAATAAAGATACTATTAAAAAATTTCCTAAAGTTGAACTTCATAGGCATTTAGAAGGTACTATGCCTTTAGAAACTCTTTACGAAATTTCAAAAAAAAATAAGATAGGATTGCCTGATAATTTTGAAGATTTTAAAAAGGAGGTACAATTTCCTTCTGACTCAAAACCTGATTTTTTATTATTTCTTTCTAAATTTAGAAATAATTATTACAAAACATATAAAGATATTGAGATTTTGACTTATAATGCAATAAAGTCACTTAAAGAGGAAAATATTTTTTATATTGAATTAAGATTCTCACCTGAACATTATTCTATTGAAAATAATTTTGATAGAAAGGAGATTACTAAATTAATAATAAACATTGGTAATAAAGCAGCAAAGGAAGAAGGTATCAATATAAAATATTTATTGACATTTAATAGAAATAAACAAAACCAAGATGAAATGATAGAATTATATGATAAATTAAAAGATGTAGCTCCGGAATATGTTGTAGGAATAGATCTTGCTGGCGATGAACTAAATTATCCTCCCAAACTTTTTACAAAATTTTTTAATATAGTTTTTAATGATAATTTATATAAGATAACAGTTCATGCAGGAGAAGTTACTGATTCTAAACAAATATGGGATGCTATATTTTATCTTTATGCTTCAAGAATAGGACACGGAGTTGCAACTATAGAAGATAAGGAGTTACAAATATTTTTGAAAGATAATAGAATATATTTAGAGCAATGTATAATTTCAAATAAGCTTACTGGTTCTTGGGAAAATGATAAAACCCATCCATTTGGAGAATTATTTAGAAAAGGAATTCCAGTAACTTTAAATTCAGATGATCCAATAATTCAAAATTCTATATTAACAGATGAATATATAAAAGTAATAGAAAATTTCGACTTTACTTTAGAAGATTTAATAAATTTAAATCTTAATACTATAGAAGCTTCTTTTTTAAATGAAAAAGAAAAATCTGTGTTAAAAAATCAATATATCCTAGAGGTTAACAAATTTATTAAAAACTATATTAAAACGAAATAA
- the serS gene encoding serine--tRNA ligase: MLDIKFIEKNPEIVKDGIIKKGFNFDLDSFLELNNNRKNILTKIENLKAKKNKISKDIPLIKDKKEKDELLNTLKNLKEEEKNLEEEYKKIESDFNIKLLEIPNPPDPEVPVGKNETENVEYYRWGTIPSFTFTPKDHIELGLDLDLIDFERASKISGTRTYFLKNEAVLLQNALIRFTIDHLISKGFNIIYSPFFVKERAMVGTSYFPFGKEQAYFIEKDDLYLIGTSEVTLMSYYLDEIIPEEKLPIMFAGLSTCFRRQAGTYGKDTKGLYRIHQFEKVEQVIICKNNKEESDKFHQFLLKNSCEILEKLNLPYRLVKVCTGDLGAGQIKKDDIEVWMPSRNSYGETHSCSSFLDYQTRRSNIRVKTNDGKLYFPFSLNNTAIASPRILIPLIEIYQQEDGSIKVPDILIPYMNGIEKIKKK, encoded by the coding sequence ATGCTTGATATTAAATTTATAGAAAAAAATCCTGAAATAGTTAAAGATGGAATAATTAAAAAAGGCTTTAATTTTGATCTTGATTCTTTTTTAGAACTAAATAATAATAGGAAAAATATATTAACTAAAATTGAAAATTTAAAAGCAAAAAAAAATAAAATATCAAAAGATATACCATTAATTAAAGATAAAAAAGAAAAAGATGAATTGCTTAATACATTAAAAAATCTTAAAGAAGAAGAAAAAAATTTAGAGGAAGAATATAAAAAAATAGAAAGTGATTTTAATATTAAGTTACTTGAAATACCAAATCCTCCAGATCCTGAAGTACCGGTGGGGAAAAATGAAACTGAAAATGTAGAATATTATAGATGGGGAACTATACCATCTTTTACATTTACTCCAAAAGACCATATAGAACTTGGCTTAGATCTAGATCTAATTGATTTTGAAAGGGCATCTAAAATATCAGGAACAAGAACATACTTCTTAAAAAATGAAGCTGTACTTTTACAAAATGCTTTAATAAGATTCACAATCGATCATTTAATTTCTAAAGGATTTAATATTATCTATTCTCCCTTCTTTGTAAAAGAAAGAGCTATGGTTGGCACCAGTTATTTTCCTTTTGGTAAAGAACAAGCGTATTTTATAGAAAAGGATGATTTATATTTGATAGGAACATCTGAAGTAACTCTAATGTCTTACTATTTAGATGAAATAATTCCTGAAGAAAAATTACCAATAATGTTTGCTGGTCTATCGACTTGTTTCAGAAGACAAGCAGGAACTTATGGAAAAGATACAAAAGGATTATATAGGATACATCAATTTGAAAAAGTAGAACAAGTAATTATATGCAAAAATAATAAAGAAGAATCTGATAAATTTCATCAATTTTTATTAAAAAATTCATGCGAAATTTTAGAAAAATTAAATCTACCATATAGATTAGTTAAAGTATGCACAGGAGATTTAGGAGCTGGACAAATTAAAAAAGATGATATAGAAGTTTGGATGCCCTCTAGAAATTCATATGGTGAAACTCATTCATGTAGTTCATTCTTGGATTATCAGACTAGAAGATCAAATATAAGAGTAAAAACAAATGATGGTAAACTATATTTTCCATTTTCATTAAACAATACTGCTATAGCATCTCCAAGAATACTTATTCCATTGATTGAAATTTACCAGCAAGAAGATGGTTCAATAAAAGTTCCAGATATACTTATACCATATATGAATGGCATTGAGAAAATTAAAAAAAAATAA